The following are encoded together in the Oreochromis aureus strain Israel breed Guangdong linkage group 18, ZZ_aureus, whole genome shotgun sequence genome:
- the LOC120434336 gene encoding uncharacterized protein LOC120434336 isoform X1, with product MILLPHLDSFTSADTFSSRQVFVAVCLTVGGGSYYIFGSGTKLSVTDGNQSTQKRTTQAPRIHANTQQSPTRPAAGPRVHVAGNSSLLCVPPAMFPPLVQLSCKRQKKNSQLEELPPAEGEQLGLIHQNRTYKCNCYIKDVSNSTVEAQTQQEVPAPAASCPPEREPADLPALQPADLSFQSQCRVKLLCLLYTVLIVKSLVYCCGLSLLMILTNKGASTNCTHAD from the exons ATGATCCTGCTTCCTCATTTGGACTCATTCACCTCAGCTGACACATTCAGCAGCAGACAGGTTTTTGTAGCAGTCTGTCTCACTGTGGGAGGAGGTAGCTACTACATCTTTGGCTCTGGAACTAAACTGTCTGTAACAG ATGGAAACCAGAGCACCCAGAAAAGAACGACACAGGCACCGAGAattcatgcaaacacacagcagagcCCCACCCGACCAGCAG CAGGACCCAGAGTCCACGTGGCAGGGAACAGCTCCCTGCTGTGTGTGCCCCCAGCCATGTTTCCTCCTCTGGTCCAGCTGTCATGtaaaagacagaagaagaacagccaGCTGGAGGAGCTGCCCCCTGCtgagggagagcagctgggaCTGATCCATCAGAACAGAACATATAAATGTAACTGCTACATCAAAGATGTCAGCAACAGCACAGTGGAGGCCCAAACACAACAAG agGTTCCAGCTCCAGCAGCCTCCTGTCCTCCAGAGAGAGAGCCAGCAGACCTGCCAGCTCTGCAGCCAGCTGACT TGTCCTTCCAGTCTCAGTGCAGGGTGAAGCTGCTCTGCCTGCTGTACACAGTGCTGATAGTGAAGAGTCTGGTGTACTGCTGTggactctctctgctgatgatcCTCACAAACAAGGGAGCGTCCACCAACTGCACACATGCTGACTGA
- the LOC120434336 gene encoding uncharacterized protein LOC120434336 isoform X3, translating to MILLPHLDSFTSADTFSSRQVFVAVCLTVGGGSYYIFGSGTKLSVTDGNQSTQKRTTQAPRIHANTQQSPTRPAAGPRVHVAGNSSLLCVPPAMFPPLVQLSCKRQKKNSQLEELPPAEGEQLGLIHQNRTYKCNCYIKDVSNSTVEAQTQQVSFQSQCRVKLLCLLYTVLIVKSLVYCCGLSLLMILTNKGASTNCTHAD from the exons ATGATCCTGCTTCCTCATTTGGACTCATTCACCTCAGCTGACACATTCAGCAGCAGACAGGTTTTTGTAGCAGTCTGTCTCACTGTGGGAGGAGGTAGCTACTACATCTTTGGCTCTGGAACTAAACTGTCTGTAACAG ATGGAAACCAGAGCACCCAGAAAAGAACGACACAGGCACCGAGAattcatgcaaacacacagcagagcCCCACCCGACCAGCAG CAGGACCCAGAGTCCACGTGGCAGGGAACAGCTCCCTGCTGTGTGTGCCCCCAGCCATGTTTCCTCCTCTGGTCCAGCTGTCATGtaaaagacagaagaagaacagccaGCTGGAGGAGCTGCCCCCTGCtgagggagagcagctgggaCTGATCCATCAGAACAGAACATATAAATGTAACTGCTACATCAAAGATGTCAGCAACAGCACAGTGGAGGCCCAAACACAACAAG TGTCCTTCCAGTCTCAGTGCAGGGTGAAGCTGCTCTGCCTGCTGTACACAGTGCTGATAGTGAAGAGTCTGGTGTACTGCTGTggactctctctgctgatgatcCTCACAAACAAGGGAGCGTCCACCAACTGCACACATGCTGACTGA
- the LOC120434336 gene encoding uncharacterized protein LOC120434336 isoform X2: MILLPHLDSFTSADTFSSRQVFVAVCLTVGGGSYYIFGSGTKLSVTDGNQSTQKRTTQAPRIHANTQQSPTRPAGPRVHVAGNSSLLCVPPAMFPPLVQLSCKRQKKNSQLEELPPAEGEQLGLIHQNRTYKCNCYIKDVSNSTVEAQTQQEVPAPAASCPPEREPADLPALQPADLSFQSQCRVKLLCLLYTVLIVKSLVYCCGLSLLMILTNKGASTNCTHAD, encoded by the exons ATGATCCTGCTTCCTCATTTGGACTCATTCACCTCAGCTGACACATTCAGCAGCAGACAGGTTTTTGTAGCAGTCTGTCTCACTGTGGGAGGAGGTAGCTACTACATCTTTGGCTCTGGAACTAAACTGTCTGTAACAG ATGGAAACCAGAGCACCCAGAAAAGAACGACACAGGCACCGAGAattcatgcaaacacacagcagagcCCCACCCGACCAGCAG GACCCAGAGTCCACGTGGCAGGGAACAGCTCCCTGCTGTGTGTGCCCCCAGCCATGTTTCCTCCTCTGGTCCAGCTGTCATGtaaaagacagaagaagaacagccaGCTGGAGGAGCTGCCCCCTGCtgagggagagcagctgggaCTGATCCATCAGAACAGAACATATAAATGTAACTGCTACATCAAAGATGTCAGCAACAGCACAGTGGAGGCCCAAACACAACAAG agGTTCCAGCTCCAGCAGCCTCCTGTCCTCCAGAGAGAGAGCCAGCAGACCTGCCAGCTCTGCAGCCAGCTGACT TGTCCTTCCAGTCTCAGTGCAGGGTGAAGCTGCTCTGCCTGCTGTACACAGTGCTGATAGTGAAGAGTCTGGTGTACTGCTGTggactctctctgctgatgatcCTCACAAACAAGGGAGCGTCCACCAACTGCACACATGCTGACTGA
- the LOC120434336 gene encoding uncharacterized protein LOC120434336 isoform X4 → MILLPHLDSFTSADTFSSRQVFVAVCLTVGGGSYYIFGSGTKLSVTAGPRVHVAGNSSLLCVPPAMFPPLVQLSCKRQKKNSQLEELPPAEGEQLGLIHQNRTYKCNCYIKDVSNSTVEAQTQQEVPAPAASCPPEREPADLPALQPADLSFQSQCRVKLLCLLYTVLIVKSLVYCCGLSLLMILTNKGASTNCTHAD, encoded by the exons ATGATCCTGCTTCCTCATTTGGACTCATTCACCTCAGCTGACACATTCAGCAGCAGACAGGTTTTTGTAGCAGTCTGTCTCACTGTGGGAGGAGGTAGCTACTACATCTTTGGCTCTGGAACTAAACTGTCTGTAACAG CAGGACCCAGAGTCCACGTGGCAGGGAACAGCTCCCTGCTGTGTGTGCCCCCAGCCATGTTTCCTCCTCTGGTCCAGCTGTCATGtaaaagacagaagaagaacagccaGCTGGAGGAGCTGCCCCCTGCtgagggagagcagctgggaCTGATCCATCAGAACAGAACATATAAATGTAACTGCTACATCAAAGATGTCAGCAACAGCACAGTGGAGGCCCAAACACAACAAG agGTTCCAGCTCCAGCAGCCTCCTGTCCTCCAGAGAGAGAGCCAGCAGACCTGCCAGCTCTGCAGCCAGCTGACT TGTCCTTCCAGTCTCAGTGCAGGGTGAAGCTGCTCTGCCTGCTGTACACAGTGCTGATAGTGAAGAGTCTGGTGTACTGCTGTggactctctctgctgatgatcCTCACAAACAAGGGAGCGTCCACCAACTGCACACATGCTGACTGA